The Syntrophales bacterium genomic interval CATTATAATGTGAATACCAGCAAAGAGGTTGGCAAGCGTATCCTGTAAAGCGAGAGCGACGGCCAATCCTCCAATGCCCAGTGCTGTAAGAAGAGGTGCAATTGAAATACCCAATAAATTGAGCAGTGTGAGCAATCCAATAAGGAAGACAACTGTACCAATAATGTGACTGAAAATGGATACGGAGAAAAAATCCTTGCCTAGTTTTTCGCCGTAGCTATCAACGAAGCGAATTGACATTTTTGTGAGCACCACAGTGACGAGCAATATCAGTGAAGCCATTAGAATTTTTGGAATTAGATTAGCGTAGGGTGTTCCTTTTGCGTAATGAATGGCTGTAAAATAGATGCCGAGAATTGTAAAAAAAATGAAGGTACTGCCTTTCAAACTAATAAGAATTATCTCATTAAGACGAGGGGTGGTTTTGTCGGTGATTTTTTCCAGTTTCAAGAGAATGAATTTTTCCAGAATAAAACCAATAATAATACCCCCGCCCGTATACAAAAATGGGAGGATTGACTTAATTCGAATGTAATCTTCAATAGACATTAATTTTTCTACCTTAACAGTGAAGAAGGTAATTCACTTAAGTAATATTTTACCCTCGGGTCTACACTGAGTTTGTGCTCAGGCAGATCCGAGGGTAATTTTCTATTCGTTTAGTTTTCTCAGCAACTCTTCAGTAACTTCGTTTACAGATGGCCTTCCATCTACCTCTATTACTTTAACCCTCTCCTTTAAGTAATTTATCGCAGCCAATGTGCCACTTTTTGTATCGTAGTAAATATCGTGTCTTTTATCTATCGCTTCTTCGTCCTGGTCATCTGCGCGTGTGGTTAACGTTTCACATCCGCATACACGGCACACCATTTTCCCCTCTTTTAACGCCGGTTTTATTGCCTCTATGTGTATATTATTGGGATGGTTGTTGTCCACAGCGCAAAGTCTACGTCCCATAATTCGCTGTTTGGCTATTTCTCGTGGTAGAACGATCTCGATTACATAGTCAAGCTTCATATTTTCGTTGTTGAGGGCCTTCCAAAGCGCTTCGGCTTGGGCAAGATTCCTGGGGAACCCATCGAGAAGCCAACCATTTTTGCAATCAGGTTGTTTGAGCCTTTCGAGTATCATGGGGATGGTGATCTCATCAGGGACCAATTCACCTTTTTCAATGTAACTTTTAGCTTTTTTGCCGAGTTCTGTTTCGTTTTTGATATTCTCCCTAAAGATAACACCGGTTTCTATGTGGGGTACGCCAAACTTTTTCTGAATAACTGCGCCCTGTGTGCCTTTTCCACTACCATTAGGTCCGAAGATAAGAATGTTCATATCCCTACTCCTTTCGGTGATATTAATTTGGGTGTACTACTATTCAAAGCGCGCTACATATAATTAATCTTGTGCATTTTCGCAACCTTTAAAGTACAGAGGGGCAATAACTTATAAAGCTTGACAAGGATTTGTTAATCTTTTAGCGTGGGATACCAAAATATTTGCAGAAAGTTTCTCTAAAACAACAAATACTTCGCATAACGGAGGTCTTGCTCGGATATGATCGGCATTCTAATAACCACTCATGGAAATCTCGGTGGTGAACTGATCAAAGCGGTGGAGATGATAAAGGGTCCTGTAAAGGGTATAATGCATATATCAGTGGATCAAACGACCAGTCTGGATGAGATAAAGAAAGAAATAAGTTGGGCTATCAAAAAACTCGACGTAGGTCAGGGTGTGGTAATCCTTACAGATCTCTTCGGAGGTACTCCTTCAAATATATCACTGACGTTTCTTAAAGAAGGAAGAGTTGAAGTCATAACTGGGGTAAATCTTCCCATGCTGTTGAAGATAACCGAGGTTAGGGACAAGCTTCCTCTGAAGGAATTCGCCCGCACTATTAAAGAATATGGGATAAAAAACATCCATGTTGCAAGTGACATACTGAGTAAAAAGATTTCGTGATAATTTGCGATGAATATAGTTTTGGTACGTGTTGATAGTAGACTTGTGCACGGTCAGATAATCGAGGCATGGGTACCTTTTTTGGAGGCAAAATGTATTATTGTTGTGAATGATGAGGTTGCGGGTGATTTATTCAGAGAAACGCTTATCAGGATGGCGGTACCTCGTGGAGTTGATGTTGTAGTTCACAGTGTTGAAGAGTTTGCTAGGTCAGGATATGAACACCAGAGAGGCGAAAGAAAAACGATCATTCTGTTTGCTTGCCTATCTGATGTTGTCAGGGCATTCAAAATGGGATTCAGGTTTCCACGCATAAATATAGGCAACGTCTACACGGAAAGTTGTGTTTGCCAATTATCTTCGTGCGTACAGTTGAGCGAAGAAGATGTTAGAAATCTGCAGTTTCTTGTTGAGAATGGGGTGGATATCGAATTGAGGCGAGTGCCAAAAGATAAACCCAAATTTATTAAAGAATTCCCTGTATCAAAGTGAAAGTTGCGATCCAATGCTTTGGAAGACAGTAGTGGCAACTATTACGGGAGGTATATTGTGCCTTGATAGGGTAGCTCTCCATTTAATGATTTCAAGGCCTATTGTAGTTGCTCCTACAGTCGGTTTGTTTCTCGGGGATATTAAGACGGGTCTGTATATTGGTGCTGTAGTTGAACTAATGTGGATGGATCGACAACCCATCGGAAATTACATTCCTCCCAACGATTCCTTGACGGCTGTGGTAATGACCGCCGCTTCCATAATAGTAGCAGGTGAGGTAGGCTATAGCTCAAAACAATTGATAGCTCTCACAGTTCTTCTCCTGTTACCTTTGGGGTTTTTCTCTCAGAAGATGGACATGATTCTTGTGAGAATTAACGATAAAGTGTTTGACAGTATTTTAGATGAAATTCAGGAAAAAGGGGATACTAAGAGACTGGAACGAGAGCATTGGAAAAGTTTGATGAGGTACTGGATCTCCTATCAGGCATTTATATTAGCAGGGACAGTACTAGGGACAGGATTGGTTTTTTTTATTTACAACTCATCAGGCAAGAACCTATGGAAAGTACTTGAAATCATGTACTTTATGTTGCCTGTTTTTGGTTTTTCTGTTGCTTTGCGGGCAGTTGACTCATCCAACAAAATGATCTTCTATTCTTTAGTTTTTTTGCTGGTTATAGTGCTTTTTGTGGTATATGGTGCGCATTTTTGAGATGGTATCGGATGATGTTCCATATGTACAGCGTATTGAAGAATGTTCTTTTGGTGTGGCCCAAGATATATCAATGTGGTTAAGAGAACTCAGCTTGCCTTTCTCAAGAAATTATGTGGCGAAGAATGATGAAGGACAGATTCTAGGTTTCATATCTTTTTGGGTTTTAAAAGTGGAAACACAGCTCATTCAAATAGCTGTTGATGAAGGATCAAAGCGAAGGGGTATTGGGAGTGTTTTGCTTCAGAAGATGTTGGACGTTTCAGCTGAACTGGGAATTAAAGAGGTTTCTTTAGAGGTTAGCGAGAAAAATAGGGCTGCATATAAGCTGTATCGCAAGTTTGGTTTTCAAGTGGTGGGGAAAAGAAAAGCATATTACAGTCGTATTGATGGTGATGCCCTTATAATGAGAAAGGTAATATGTTAGTAAGTGCCGAAGTGGTATCTAACATTCCAATTGCACCTCTGCATTACCACCTTACTCTTTCCCTAGAAGAAAGGATAAAAGATCCTCACCCGGGCCAATTTGCAATGATAAAAGTTACTGGTGGATATGATCCTTTACTCATGAGACCTTTGAGTATTTACGACTATATGAGAGGCCCGGAGAAGGATCTCTTAGAATTTGTTTATCAGGTTCGGGGGAAAGGTACCCGTTTTCTATCGGAGCTCGATAAGGGTAGAAAAGTGCGTTTGATGGTTCCCCTTGGGAAAGGCTTTACAATTCATAACGAAGCTCAGCGTGTAGTTCTCATAGCAGGCGGTTTGGGGATCGTACCGATTTCTTTTTTAGCGAAAAGTTGGTACTCTAGGAAAGAAAAAGAATTGGAAATAATTTGCTACTTTGGTGTAAAGTCTGCCACCTCAGTTATAGGTCTTGAAAAATTGAGGAATGCCTGCGATAAAGTTAGGATATTTACAGAAGACGGATCGTTGGGGAAAAAGGGTCTTGTTATAGATGGTATAAGGGAGGATATAGGCAAGCTCGCAAATTTAGGCACTTTTTTTTACGCGTGTGGTCCTAAGGATATGCTTATTGCCCTCGCTCATGTAGTATTGCCAAAAGGTATCCCATGTGAAATATCCCTAGAAGAAAGGATGGCCTGTGGTGTTGGCGCGTGTCTGGGGTGTGTTGTTCCGATCAGGACTCAGGTTTCGTACACTTACAAATCGGTGTGTAGAGAAGGACCTGTTTTCCCTCTTCATGAGGTGGTACTAGTGAGAGATTAATATGGAACCAGATTTAAAAGTGACATTGGGACCGTTAGTTCTGAAAAATCCAGTTATGACTGCTTCGGGGACTTTTGGCTACGGGAGAGAATATTTTGATTATGTGGATCCCAGCGAGCTTGGAGCAGTAGTTGTTAAAGGTCTCTCATTGAATCCTCGACTTGGTAACCCACCGCCGAGGATTATGGAGACTGCAGGGGGTATGCTCAATGCTGTGGGTTTACAAAACATAGGTGTTAAAACTTTTATTGAAGAAGAGTTACCCTGGTTAGTAGACAAGGGGGTAACGGTAATAGCCAACATATACGGGGAAACAATAGATGAGTATTGCGAGGTTTGTGAATTGTTGTGCAGGGCAGGGGGGATATGCGCTATCGAAGTAAATATTTCCTGCCCAAATGTACAGGAAGGTGGGATTCTGTTTGGACAGGATTCGAAGATGGCAGCTCAAGTTACGAGAGAGGTAAAAAAGGTATCGAGTTTACCCGTCATTGTAAAATTAACACCCAATGTCACAGATATCACGGAAATAGCCTTAGCTTGTGAAGAGGCAGGGGCAGATGCAGTATCGTTGATAAACACATTTAGGGCTATGAGTATAGACGTTTGCACTCGAAAACCCCATTTAGGCAACGTAGTAGGTGGTCTTTCAGGGCCTGCGATAAAACCAATTGCTCTGCGTATGGTGTGGGAAACGGTAAGAAAGGTGAAAATTCCAGTTATCGGTGTTGGGGGGATATCGACTGTGCAGGATGCCCTTGAGTTTCTCATAGCGGGTGCAAAGGCAATTCAGGTCGGTACAGCCAATTTCTTTAATCCTCGTGCCACAGTAGAAATTATTCACGGATTGAAATTTTTCTTGAAGCAGGAAGGTTTTTCATCAATTGGAGATATTATTGGAACATTTGAAGAAGGATAGCGGGGGGTACTGAACGATGGGAAACTATGAAATAATTGCCGAAGGTATTTACTGTGTTGGTGGTCCGGGTATTTCCCGAACAGATGACGCAACTGTATTTATTATAGATTTTTCAGGCGAACTGGTTATGATTGACGCCGGTGCAGGAGGTAGCACAAGATTGCTGATAGGAAACATTGAAAAGGCTGGTTTCAACCCTAACTCAATAACTCATCTTTTCCTTACCCACTGTCATATTGATCACATTGGTTCAGCTCCGGCATTCCGAAAGCGTTTTGGATGCCGTTTGGTTATGCACGAGGAGGATGCGTCAGCGCTGGAGTCTGGAGATCCTGTACGGACCGCCGCAAACTGGTACGATACGACGTTTCCACCTACGACAATCGATATAAAGTTGAGGGGTGAACATGAAATCTTTACATTCGGTGGGGAAGAACTTCACTGTCTCCACACCCCGGGACATACCCCTGGTTCCATATCCATCTACATTGATAGGGGAGGACAGAGGATTCTCTTTGGTCAAGATATCCACGGACCTTTCCTGGCAAGTTTTGGGTCAGACCTGGAAAAGTGGCGCGCTTCTATGGAAAAGCTCATCGCTCTGAAAGCGGATATTCTCTGTGAGGGACATTTTGGTATCTTTCAACCAGCTGATAGGGTAGAACAGTACATAAGGAAACACTTGAAGTTAAATCGCTGATTTTTTTAGAGAATTTATTTCTTCGAGTTTTTCCTCCAAGCGTTTTCGTGATATGGGAAATGCTGTTTTAAGTTCCTGAGCGAAGAGGGAAATTTTGTATTCCTCTATCATCCAGCGGAATTCCTCCACAGCTCCGGCTAGCGCAGTGTTTTGTGATACTTCTGAACTTTTTTTTAATTCGGTATAACGCTCTTCAAAGTATTGAATTTCTTTCTCTTTTAATAGAGCCTTTCTTAGATCCCTGATTCCCCTTTCAGCTTTTATAGCGAGTGCCCTCATATAACGGCTCAGATCGGAAAATCGGTCATCGGGGTAAATCTCAATGAAATTTGGAGGCATAAGTTTTTTTAATTCTTGCCGCACAGAAGCTGTAAAACTAAGGGCAGCGGGATTTTTTGTCTCCCGGGCTTCGATCTGCTTTATCGTTTTTTCCGTATCATGATATGTGTCTAGTAACAGTTCTGCTGCTTTTACTATTTCTTGCCCTCTCTGTAAGATCAAAGGCCTCACTCTTTCTCCATGCTCATCAAATTCCTTTTTGCTTCTTATATTTTTTGCAAAAAGATCATTCATGACCCTGTTGTAAATGGACTGTTCAATTGCTCTGTTTCCTCCCAGGCTTAGGGAAAGGTTTTTAAGTTTTGGTGATATAGAGATGCTTCTTCTTAAATGTTTGGTGTGTTTAGCGTAAAATTTTTCGTACAGACATCTTACTCCCCGTAAGTGGTTGGATAGGGCATTATCCATGTCTCTGAAGATTCGCAAATTGACTTTTCCATCTTTGCATTCCAGCGCTGGATAGGCGTAGCCAATCTCTACGTTATTCTTTAGAAGGGGAACACGTTCCGGTAGGTCACCAAAATCCCAGGTGGATAAATCTTCTTTCTCCCACCTTGATTTTTCTTTTTCAAAGGCGGCCTGTACCATGTCTTCTACTACTGTTTCTTTTAAAAGGGAGAGATCGCGGGAACAGGCATGTGTGACATTGTCGTTTCCGACAACTTCAATTCTTAGTCTGAGAAAATCGGGCAGTTTTTCGTTTAACCATGCTTCCGCTGGTATATGAATTCCGTAATTTGCCTGAAGGAAAGAACTCAGGGCGTTTACTAGTGGTTCTTCTGATTGCAGTATAGATTTCAGTGCAAGCGTGCAAATTTCTGAAATAGAAGGCAGTTTTCTTCGGTACTCCCGAGGGAGTTGTTTTAAAAGCATCGTTATTTTTTGTTCAAGAAGTCCAGGAACTGCTCTTTCTAATGTCGATTCTTTAATTTTTGCAAGGAGTTCCAAAGGAACCTTAAGGGTTACACCGTCTTCAGGTGATCCTGGGGCAAAACGGTATTCAATGGGTAATGAATGGCCATTTAAGGATAATTCATCGGGGAAACTTTGAACCACGCTCTCGTTAAATGCTTCATTTATTATGTCATTTTCTTTCAGGAAGAGGAATGAGTCTCCTCCTCTTTCTTTGATGATTTTCTTCAGACTCCTGACGTCTGAAACCCCCACAAGGTTGTTCTTATAGAATTGGAAGATCGTTTCTTCGTCGAGAATGTTCCATCGACGGAGCTTGTTTTCTATTTTTTTTATTTTCTCCACAATCTGGAGATTATGTGAGAGAAAACGGAAATGGGTTTTGATTTCACCCGTCATAAGCCCTTCTCGAATGAAGATGTCTGTAGCCTCATCGGGATTGACATGTTTGTAAGACACCGTTCTACGGGGAACAATGACAAGTCCCCACAGAGAAACTTTCACATCCACAACAACCTCTCCTCGGTGGGAATCAAATCGGGGGGAGGAGTATGAAAGTGTACAGAGGTGTTTTCCCATCTCTTCTATCCATGAAGGTTCTACTTTGGCAACCAATCGGGCGAATAGACGGTTGGTCTGCACCAACTCTGCAGCTACGATCCACTTTCCGCCTCGTTTGTACAAACCGGAGCCAGGATGAATGAGAATCTTTTTTCCTTTTGTTCCTTTGTACAAGTTACCCTCTTCCTGCTCGGCAACGTGGGATAGATAGCCGGAAAGTATAGCTTTATGAACCGCTTCGTAGATATCTTCCTGCTTCGGTAATGGTTTGAGTTTATCAAAAAGGGCTTCTGCATGTTCGTCGAGTATGCGGTTGATCTGTTCGTATACATCTCGCCACTCTCGCATCCTTCTGAAGGAGAGGTAATTTTCTTTACAGAACTTCCGCAGCTGATTCTGTGTTTGTAGGCGGTCCCATGTGTTGTGAAATTCATTCCAAATTTTGAGAAGAGTCATGAAATCGGATCTACTGTCGCTGTAAAGCGCGTGTTTCTCATCTGCTTTTTTCTCAAGTCCCAATGGGCGTTCTCTGGGATCAATAATCGTTAAACCTGATACTATGACCTGAATCTCCCTTCTACACCCGCGTCTTATTCCCTCAAGAAGGATTCTTGAAAGGTGGGGATCCAATGGGAGTTTTGCCATGATGTTGCCAAGTTCTGTAAGTTTCCACGAGCCATCTTTATCTCTATGTATGGCTCCTAGTTCCTGAAGTTGCTCAAACGCATCGGTTATATTTTTCTTTTGCGGGGGATCTATGAAAGGAAATTCCTCTATATTTCCGAGTTTGAGGTATAGCATCCTCAAGACGACCCCTGATAAATTGGATCTGAGAATCTCAGGCGTTGTGAAACGAGGACGCTCCAGATAATCTGTTTCGGAGTATAAACGAATACACACACCGTTCATAACACGTCCACACCGACCCATGCGTTGGTCGGCACTCGACCTGGATATAGGTCTTATGGGTAGACTTGTTGTTTTCGAACGAGGATTGTATTGGGATATGCGGGCAAAACCTGTGTCTATCACAAATCTTATATTAGGTATAGTAATGGATGTTTCGGCTACGTTTGTGGATACAATAACTTTCCGACCCGTAACAGGATGGAATACCCGTTTCTGATCTGACCATGGAAGTCTCGAATATAAAGGCAAAACTACTGTTTTTGTTCTAACAATGGAGAGCAGACGTTCGCATGTCTCCCTGATATCCTGTTCTGTTGGCATGAAGACAAGGATATCTCCGTATGGTTCATTTTCTTCAAGTTCCCGAACAGCCTCCAGTGTCGCATCGATGTATGTGAATTCACCTTCTTCCTCTCTAATTGGGTCAATGGGTCTATATTCGACTGATACTGGATATAGGCGTCCCGAAACTTCGATAATGGGTGGATTTTCGAATGCTTTAACAAACTTTTCGGTCTCTAATGTGGCGGATGTGATAATAACTTTGAGATCTTCTCTCTTTTTTATAAGATTTCTAAGAATACCAAGAATGAAATCTATGTTCACGCTTCTCTCATGGGCCTCATCCACTATGATGGTATCGTACATTCGAAGCTCAGGATCACTTTGGATTTCCATGAGGAGTATCCCATCTGTCATAACCCGAACGAGGGGATTTGCTGCTTTGACTTCCTCAAAACGTATCTTGTAGGAAACTGACTGACCGATACTTTCTCTTAATTCTTCGGCTATACGGTGGGCGATGGATACCGCTGCAACCCGACGAGGCTGAGTGCATCCGATCATACCTGACACACCTCGCCCAGCTTCGATGCACATTTTTGGTATCTGTGTGCTTTTGCCCGAACCAGTCTCTCCGGTAACTATGATCACTTGATTATTCCTGATGGCGTCAACGATCTCCTCTTTTTTGGCGGTTATAGGCAGTTCGGGGGGATAGTGAATATTTGGTTGGAAAACCCCCTTCTGGCGACCCGAGATGTTTTTGTCACTTATTTTAAAGTATCCCATTTGTTTCACCACGTATTTATATACAGATGTTATTGGTCACTGAGCAACAAAAATTAGAAGAAAGAGAGTATACCCATCTAAACAGTACTTAGTAAGAAAGAACAAAACTCAAAAGAGTGACTAATGTTGTTCCTTCGACGATTATTGATTGATATCAATGGCGATTGTGTTTTTCACATCTTTTAGTTAATTAGTACGAAACTTGACAGTCTCTGAGAGTGAGTGGTATATCGATTTTCCAATTAAAAATTGATAAACTAAAAGTGAATCAAGAAATAAAATTTCTATGGATGTGTGAAATGATGAAGGGAAAGATACTCAATCAATTGAATTCTGTTAAAAAATTTTGGATTTTTTTTATTGTTTTCAGTCTATTCTTTTTAACGAGTTCTGAGACAAAGGCAAGTTCAGAAATAATAAGCGATTTCTTGAAAGAGAACAATTATGAGTTGATTTCTTTAAAGGTTCTCAAAACGGGAGACATTGTGCAGAGTATCAAAAAATCCTTATTGGGTGAATACTATACAGAATATTACCGTCCTGTCTTAATTAAGATCAGTGCGAGGTGTAAACCAACTGGAAAGTATTACGATGCGATTATCGAAACAAGACAGTATAGAGACAAATGGGGAGAGTGGAAATTTGATAATTATGTAATATTAGACATCGAGAGATCTTTTCCAAAAACAGTTTGTGAAACGGAAGAAGATATTAAAAAAAGGTTGAGAAAAGAAAAAGAAGAACAAGCAAAACTTGAAATAGAGGCTATGTTGAAAGATAGGTTCGTCAGGTTGGATTTGTATGATAAAGAAGTATCAGATGCTGAAAAAGGTATACTCAAAGACAGGATGCCAGTTCTCGATAAGAAAACAAATTTAATATGGTATCATACAGGTCCTAAGTTAGAAATAAAAAGAGAAAACGCATCGGCATCAGCTGTGGAGTATTGTCGAAAATTAAAAGTTGGTAAATATCAAAATTGGCGGTTGCCAACGGAAACCGAGTTTCTTGAGTTGTGGAACTTCAAAGACAGATATAAAGGCGTGTATAATTATTTTTCAATAGGATCTCTTGATTTTAATGTTTGGGTCACTAAAACCAAAGATACGAAACACACTGTAGGAGGGGAAGGGGCCAATTGTACTACAACTTCAAATTTGAAAAAGTTTAATCACTTATGCAATGTTCTATGTGTGCATGATGGAGATTACATCAAGTAAAGTAGTATAATAACTCTCCAAAGTGTAGAAATGAGCCGTTATTATGGACCTCTCGACCCTTGAAATCTGGCTATGGGATGCGGCCTGTGCCATTCGCTGGCCGGTGGACGTGCCGAAGTTTAAGGAATAGATCCTCCAGCTGGTTTTTCTCAAGCACCTCTCAGACATCTTAGACGAAGAGCTTCTCCGCCTTGCTGAAACATTCGGTGACGCGGAAACGGGCGCGGCAACTCGTGGAGGAAGAGCGTGCCTAAGCTACAAGCGCGCTACACCAGTCACTGATTCAGCTTCTGCTTTACCAACGGAGGAAGTGACATGATTTCGACCCACAAAGCG includes:
- a CDS encoding PTS sugar transporter subunit IIC, with amino-acid sequence MLWKTVVATITGGILCLDRVALHLMISRPIVVAPTVGLFLGDIKTGLYIGAVVELMWMDRQPIGNYIPPNDSLTAVVMTAASIIVAGEVGYSSKQLIALTVLLLLPLGFFSQKMDMILVRINDKVFDSILDEIQEKGDTKRLEREHWKSLMRYWISYQAFILAGTVLGTGLVFFIYNSSGKNLWKVLEIMYFMLPVFGFSVALRAVDSSNKMIFYSLVFLLVIVLFVVYGAHF
- the hrpA gene encoding ATP-dependent RNA helicase HrpA, yielding MGYFKISDKNISGRQKGVFQPNIHYPPELPITAKKEEIVDAIRNNQVIIVTGETGSGKSTQIPKMCIEAGRGVSGMIGCTQPRRVAAVSIAHRIAEELRESIGQSVSYKIRFEEVKAANPLVRVMTDGILLMEIQSDPELRMYDTIIVDEAHERSVNIDFILGILRNLIKKREDLKVIITSATLETEKFVKAFENPPIIEVSGRLYPVSVEYRPIDPIREEEGEFTYIDATLEAVRELEENEPYGDILVFMPTEQDIRETCERLLSIVRTKTVVLPLYSRLPWSDQKRVFHPVTGRKVIVSTNVAETSITIPNIRFVIDTGFARISQYNPRSKTTSLPIRPISRSSADQRMGRCGRVMNGVCIRLYSETDYLERPRFTTPEILRSNLSGVVLRMLYLKLGNIEEFPFIDPPQKKNITDAFEQLQELGAIHRDKDGSWKLTELGNIMAKLPLDPHLSRILLEGIRRGCRREIQVIVSGLTIIDPRERPLGLEKKADEKHALYSDSRSDFMTLLKIWNEFHNTWDRLQTQNQLRKFCKENYLSFRRMREWRDVYEQINRILDEHAEALFDKLKPLPKQEDIYEAVHKAILSGYLSHVAEQEEGNLYKGTKGKKILIHPGSGLYKRGGKWIVAAELVQTNRLFARLVAKVEPSWIEEMGKHLCTLSYSSPRFDSHRGEVVVDVKVSLWGLVIVPRRTVSYKHVNPDEATDIFIREGLMTGEIKTHFRFLSHNLQIVEKIKKIENKLRRWNILDEETIFQFYKNNLVGVSDVRSLKKIIKERGGDSFLFLKENDIINEAFNESVVQSFPDELSLNGHSLPIEYRFAPGSPEDGVTLKVPLELLAKIKESTLERAVPGLLEQKITMLLKQLPREYRRKLPSISEICTLALKSILQSEEPLVNALSSFLQANYGIHIPAEAWLNEKLPDFLRLRIEVVGNDNVTHACSRDLSLLKETVVEDMVQAAFEKEKSRWEKEDLSTWDFGDLPERVPLLKNNVEIGYAYPALECKDGKVNLRIFRDMDNALSNHLRGVRCLYEKFYAKHTKHLRRSISISPKLKNLSLSLGGNRAIEQSIYNRVMNDLFAKNIRSKKEFDEHGERVRPLILQRGQEIVKAAELLLDTYHDTEKTIKQIEARETKNPAALSFTASVRQELKKLMPPNFIEIYPDDRFSDLSRYMRALAIKAERGIRDLRKALLKEKEIQYFEERYTELKKSSEVSQNTALAGAVEEFRWMIEEYKISLFAQELKTAFPISRKRLEEKLEEINSLKKSAI
- a CDS encoding DUF1566 domain-containing protein yields the protein MMKGKILNQLNSVKKFWIFFIVFSLFFLTSSETKASSEIISDFLKENNYELISLKVLKTGDIVQSIKKSLLGEYYTEYYRPVLIKISARCKPTGKYYDAIIETRQYRDKWGEWKFDNYVILDIERSFPKTVCETEEDIKKRLRKEKEEQAKLEIEAMLKDRFVRLDLYDKEVSDAEKGILKDRMPVLDKKTNLIWYHTGPKLEIKRENASASAVEYCRKLKVGKYQNWRLPTETEFLELWNFKDRYKGVYNYFSIGSLDFNVWVTKTKDTKHTVGGEGANCTTTSNLKKFNHLCNVLCVHDGDYIK
- a CDS encoding PTS fructose transporter subunit IIA → MIGILITTHGNLGGELIKAVEMIKGPVKGIMHISVDQTTSLDEIKKEISWAIKKLDVGQGVVILTDLFGGTPSNISLTFLKEGRVEVITGVNLPMLLKITEVRDKLPLKEFARTIKEYGIKNIHVASDILSKKIS
- a CDS encoding adenylate kinase, producing the protein MNILIFGPNGSGKGTQGAVIQKKFGVPHIETGVIFRENIKNETELGKKAKSYIEKGELVPDEITIPMILERLKQPDCKNGWLLDGFPRNLAQAEALWKALNNENMKLDYVIEIVLPREIAKQRIMGRRLCAVDNNHPNNIHIEAIKPALKEGKMVCRVCGCETLTTRADDQDEEAIDKRHDIYYDTKSGTLAAINYLKERVKVIEVDGRPSVNEVTEELLRKLNE
- a CDS encoding dihydroorotate dehydrogenase electron transfer subunit, producing MLVSAEVVSNIPIAPLHYHLTLSLEERIKDPHPGQFAMIKVTGGYDPLLMRPLSIYDYMRGPEKDLLEFVYQVRGKGTRFLSELDKGRKVRLMVPLGKGFTIHNEAQRVVLIAGGLGIVPISFLAKSWYSRKEKELEIICYFGVKSATSVIGLEKLRNACDKVRIFTEDGSLGKKGLVIDGIREDIGKLANLGTFFYACGPKDMLIALAHVVLPKGIPCEISLEERMACGVGACLGCVVPIRTQVSYTYKSVCREGPVFPLHEVVLVRD
- the rimI gene encoding ribosomal protein S18-alanine N-acetyltransferase; this translates as MVRIFEMVSDDVPYVQRIEECSFGVAQDISMWLRELSLPFSRNYVAKNDEGQILGFISFWVLKVETQLIQIAVDEGSKRRGIGSVLLQKMLDVSAELGIKEVSLEVSEKNRAAYKLYRKFGFQVVGKRKAYYSRIDGDALIMRKVIC
- a CDS encoding mechanosensitive ion channel family protein, which translates into the protein MSIEDYIRIKSILPFLYTGGGIIIGFILEKFILLKLEKITDKTTPRLNEIILISLKGSTFIFFTILGIYFTAIHYAKGTPYANLIPKILMASLILLVTVVLTKMSIRFVDSYGEKLGKDFFSVSIFSHIIGTVVFLIGLLTLLNLLGISIAPLLTALGIGGLAVALALQDTLANLFAGIHIIMSRQIKPGDFVRLTPGLEGFVQDITWRYCTIRAMQNYMIIVPNAELAKTVLINFNRPEEETNVIVNVGVSYDSDLEKVERVTIEEAEKVMREVPGGVENHTPFIRYHTFGESSIVFSVILKARTYADQFSIKHELIKRLQKRYAQEGITIPFPIRNVYLHSSVDKSEQ
- a CDS encoding PTS sugar transporter subunit IIB, whose protein sequence is MNIVLVRVDSRLVHGQIIEAWVPFLEAKCIIVVNDEVAGDLFRETLIRMAVPRGVDVVVHSVEEFARSGYEHQRGERKTIILFACLSDVVRAFKMGFRFPRINIGNVYTESCVCQLSSCVQLSEEDVRNLQFLVENGVDIELRRVPKDKPKFIKEFPVSK
- a CDS encoding MBL fold metallo-hydrolase, translated to MGNYEIIAEGIYCVGGPGISRTDDATVFIIDFSGELVMIDAGAGGSTRLLIGNIEKAGFNPNSITHLFLTHCHIDHIGSAPAFRKRFGCRLVMHEEDASALESGDPVRTAANWYDTTFPPTTIDIKLRGEHEIFTFGGEELHCLHTPGHTPGSISIYIDRGGQRILFGQDIHGPFLASFGSDLEKWRASMEKLIALKADILCEGHFGIFQPADRVEQYIRKHLKLNR
- a CDS encoding dihydroorotate dehydrogenase, producing MEPDLKVTLGPLVLKNPVMTASGTFGYGREYFDYVDPSELGAVVVKGLSLNPRLGNPPPRIMETAGGMLNAVGLQNIGVKTFIEEELPWLVDKGVTVIANIYGETIDEYCEVCELLCRAGGICAIEVNISCPNVQEGGILFGQDSKMAAQVTREVKKVSSLPVIVKLTPNVTDITEIALACEEAGADAVSLINTFRAMSIDVCTRKPHLGNVVGGLSGPAIKPIALRMVWETVRKVKIPVIGVGGISTVQDALEFLIAGAKAIQVGTANFFNPRATVEIIHGLKFFLKQEGFSSIGDIIGTFEEG